A single region of the Cucumis melo cultivar AY chromosome 3, USDA_Cmelo_AY_1.0, whole genome shotgun sequence genome encodes:
- the LOC103488635 gene encoding probable inorganic phosphate transporter 1-7 — protein sequence MATDQLHLLTVLDRAKTQFYHFTAVVIAGMGFFTDSYDLFCISLVTKLLGRIYYTVEGSSRPGTLPPAVAAAVNGVALAGTLAGQLFFGWLGDKLGRKRVYGLTLILMVVCSIASGLSFSSSPTAVITTLCFFRFWLGFGIGGDYPLSATIMAEYSNKKTRGAFIAAVFAMQGFGILAGGTVAIVISLIFKTIFKAPPYSVDAVKSTVPEADYVWRIILMLGSLPALLTYYWRMKMPETPRYTALVANDNKKACADMSKVLNVEIGQNVVNETQSNTNANSNFGFFSKKFLERHGIHLLGTATTWFLIDVAYYSQNLFQKDIFSAVGWLPPAKTMSALEEVFKVAKAQTLIALCGTVPGYWATVLLIDRVGRFFIQVVGFFFMTVFMFAIAIPYHHWTGNHVGFVLMYGLTFFFANFGPNSTTFVVPAEIFPARFRSTCHGISAAAGKAGAIVGAFGFLYAAQSQDPSKTDLGYPPGIGMRNSLIILGIVNVFGLLFSFLVPESKGKSLEEMSKENEVGDREEENQESSRVEQV from the coding sequence ATGGCTACTGATCAGCTCCACCTTCTCACCGTTCTTGACCGTGCAAAGACCCAATTCTACCACTTCACAGCGGTGGTAATCGCCGGAATGGGCTTCTTCACCGATTCCTACGATCTCTTCTGCATATCCCTCGTCACCAAACTCCTCGGCCGCATTTACTACACTGTCGAAGGCTCCTCCCGTCCAGGAACCCTCCCTCCGGCCGTCGCCGCAGCTGTCAACGGCGTCGCACTCGCCGGCACTCTCGCCGGTCAACTCTTCTTCGGCTGGCTCGGTGACAAGCTCGGCCGCAAGCGCGTTTACGGCCTCACCCTCATCCTCATGGTCGTCTGTTCCATCGCATCCGGTCTCTCCTTCAGCAGCTCTCCGACTGCCGTCATCACCACACTCTGTTTTTTCCGATTCTGGCTCGGCTTCGGTATCGGCGGAGATTACCCTTTATCCGCCACCATAATGGCAGAATACTCCAATAAGAAAACTCGAGGCGCATTTATCGCCGCCGTCTTCGCAATGCAGGGGTTCGGAATTCTCGCTGGCGGCACGGTAGCGATCGTAATTTCCTTAATTTTCAAGACCATTTTCAAAGCTCCGCCGTACTCGGTGGACGCCGTGAAATCGACGGTGCCAGAAGCGGATTACGTATGGAGGATTATATTGATGTTGGGTTCCTTGCCGGCGCTTTTAACATACTATTGGCGGATGAAAATGCCGGAAACGCCGCGTTACACTGCCTTGGTTGCCAACGACAATAAGAAAGCTTGTGCTGACATGTCGAAGGTGTTGAATGTGGAAATCGGTCAAAATGTGGTAAATGAGACTCAAAGTAACACAAATGCAAATTCAAACTTTGGGTTTTTTAGTAAGAAATTTCTGGAGAGACATGGGATTCATCTCTTAGGGACTGCCACCACTTGGTTTCTAATCGATGTAGCTTATTATAGCCAAAATTTATTCCAAAAGGACATTTTTAGTGCTGTGGGTTGGTTGCCACCGGCCAAAACAATGAGTGCTTTAGAAGAGGTTTTCAAAGTCGCTAAGGCTCAGACACTCATTGCCCTTTGTGGGACGGTTCCTGGCTATTGGGCCACGGTTCTTCTCATAGACCGGGTTGGTCGGTTCTTTATTCAAGTGGTTGGATTTTTCTTCATGACGGTTTTTATGTTTGCGATTGCAATTCCTTACCATCATTGGACCGGGAACCATGTGGGGTTTGTTTTGATGTATGGGCTTACGTTTTTCTTTGCTAATTTTGGACCCAATAGTACTACTTTTGTTGTCCCTGCTGAGATTTTTCCGGCTCGGTTTCGGTCAACTTGTCATGGGATATCGGCTGCAGCTGGGAAAGCTGGGGCGATTGTTGGAGCTTTTGGGTTCTTGTATGCTGCTCAGAGTCAAGACCCGTCGAAGACCGATCTGGGTTACCCACCCGGGATTGGAATGAGGAATTCTTTGATCATTTTGGGAATTGTCAATGTGTTTGGGTTACTTTTTAGCTTTTTGGTTCCGGAATCTAAAGGGAAGTCTTTAGAAGAAATGTCCAAAGAGAATGAAGTTGGAGATCGTGAAGAAGAAAACCAAGAAAGTAGTAGAGTCGAACAGGTTTAG